Proteins encoded in a region of the Gulosibacter sediminis genome:
- a CDS encoding YczE/YyaS/YitT family protein has translation MNERARASLLTRYLVFAVGVVIMSFGVALSVRASLGTAPISTLPTVLSFTGIGTVGSLTIIMNAVFVVLQIALLRRRYRWIQLLQLPAATLFGVAIDGSLWLLRDVAPSEYWQQALLTIVGTIVLSIGVWIEVTPRVLMVPGEGLVQAIADVTHRRFGNIKVAFDVTLVTLATIVSLILFHGLVGVREGTVFGALTVGNFVKLWQRLFPGLGRWVTPHPPEHPEHPADLAPTHPAS, from the coding sequence ATGAACGAGCGAGCACGGGCGTCACTGCTGACGAGGTATCTGGTCTTCGCGGTCGGCGTCGTGATCATGTCGTTTGGCGTGGCGCTCTCGGTGCGCGCGAGCCTCGGCACCGCGCCGATCTCGACGCTGCCAACCGTGCTCTCGTTCACCGGCATCGGCACCGTGGGCAGCCTCACGATCATCATGAACGCGGTGTTCGTCGTGCTGCAGATCGCGCTGCTGCGCCGCCGCTATCGCTGGATTCAGCTGCTCCAGCTGCCCGCCGCCACGCTCTTCGGCGTCGCAATCGACGGCAGCCTCTGGTTGCTGCGCGACGTCGCGCCGAGCGAGTACTGGCAGCAGGCGCTGCTCACGATCGTTGGCACGATCGTGCTGTCGATCGGCGTCTGGATCGAGGTCACCCCGCGCGTGCTTATGGTGCCGGGCGAGGGGCTCGTGCAGGCGATCGCCGACGTGACGCACCGCCGCTTCGGCAACATCAAGGTCGCCTTCGACGTCACCCTCGTCACGCTCGCGACGATCGTCTCGCTCATCCTTTTCCACGGCCTCGTCGGCGTGCGCGAGGGCACGGTCTTCGGCGCGCTCACCGTCGGCAACTTCGTCAAGCTCTGGCAGCGACTCTTCCCCGGCCTCGGCCGCTGGGTCACGCCGCACCCGCCAGAGCATCCCGAGCATCCGGCCGACCTCGCCCCCACGCATCCCGCGTCGTAA
- a CDS encoding HNH endonuclease signature motif containing protein, which yields MDMSAPANSEQLDASMQLLVDAFSASHVQRARLDAQDIRILAMAYAVAEQRTALSAPFRSAPTSSQEFTWNLRSAMGEFGAEVRASDQLLMNKAHHAYRLMCDFGEFWEALNTGEIDHGHTRAVVRHATSLEEDQLAEYSKLVLDYAREHTAPQTDRFASKCAARLTAAKFEEAHALEREQRRVVIEHGEQGMSTLWAYLPTVEASIIDDLLTQQARALSSSKGEDTSAGEGEAVDGDAAEVDDYEDTRTMDQKRADLLCDTLITATPQQILEGEAKGKPRVTASVSIVIPIMSLLDNPDLDCDVATVNGMSPISGPVALDWARNAPHLMRILTDPITGHVVTVDSRMPDASLKRFLRARDVHCRFPGCRRPAERCDIDHTIAVEHGGPTSQPNLGHLCRRHHVQKHERPWQLRQLPNGDYVWITPGGKVVTTKPEPPGPKFDPPPF from the coding sequence ATGGACATGTCCGCACCCGCCAACTCCGAGCAACTCGACGCCTCGATGCAGCTGCTCGTCGACGCCTTCTCCGCGTCCCATGTCCAGCGAGCGCGCCTCGATGCCCAAGACATTCGCATCCTCGCCATGGCGTACGCGGTCGCTGAACAGCGCACCGCGCTGAGCGCTCCCTTTCGGTCGGCGCCGACGTCGTCGCAAGAGTTCACGTGGAACCTCCGCTCGGCCATGGGCGAGTTCGGCGCCGAGGTTCGCGCGTCCGACCAACTGCTCATGAACAAGGCCCATCACGCCTATCGCCTCATGTGCGACTTCGGCGAGTTTTGGGAGGCACTCAACACCGGCGAGATCGACCACGGCCACACCCGCGCGGTCGTACGTCACGCAACCTCGCTCGAGGAAGACCAGCTCGCCGAGTATTCGAAGCTGGTGCTCGACTACGCCCGCGAACACACGGCGCCGCAGACCGATCGCTTCGCGAGCAAGTGCGCCGCGAGGCTCACCGCGGCGAAGTTTGAAGAGGCCCACGCGCTTGAGCGCGAGCAGCGTCGCGTCGTCATCGAGCACGGTGAGCAGGGCATGTCGACGCTCTGGGCCTACCTGCCTACGGTCGAGGCGTCGATCATCGATGACCTGCTCACCCAGCAGGCCCGCGCGCTCAGCAGCAGCAAGGGCGAGGACACTAGCGCTGGCGAGGGCGAGGCTGTTGACGGCGACGCCGCGGAAGTCGACGACTACGAAGACACTCGCACGATGGATCAGAAGCGGGCCGACCTGCTCTGCGACACCCTCATCACCGCCACGCCGCAGCAGATCCTCGAGGGCGAGGCCAAGGGCAAGCCGCGGGTGACGGCAAGCGTGAGCATCGTGATCCCCATCATGTCGCTGCTCGACAATCCCGACCTCGACTGCGACGTGGCGACCGTGAACGGCATGTCGCCCATCAGCGGCCCCGTCGCGCTCGACTGGGCGCGCAACGCTCCGCACCTGATGCGCATCCTCACCGACCCCATCACCGGGCACGTCGTGACGGTCGACAGCCGCATGCCCGACGCCTCGCTCAAGCGCTTCCTGCGCGCCCGCGACGTTCACTGCCGCTTCCCCGGGTGTCGCCGACCAGCCGAGCGCTGCGATATCGACCACACCATCGCGGTCGAGCACGGTGGGCCTACGAGCCAGCCAAATCTCGGGCATCTCTGCCGGCGACATCACGTGCAAAAGCACGAACGACCGTGGCAACTCAGGCAACTTCCCAACGGTGACTACGTCTGGATTACCCCGGGCGGCAAAGTCGTGACCACCAAACCCGAACCGCCGGGGCCCAAGTTCGATCCGCCGCCGTTCTAG
- a CDS encoding SRPBCC domain-containing protein yields MSPNPTGKLAAREKGHDLMLTRLLSASLAEAWAEITDPERTAKWFGAWEGEAEVGATIRVQLGFEEGSEWAEMRILECERPRRVRLLSVGEDGGWDVALELESEDVATELRFIMYGVELEQLGEIGPGWEYYLDQLVASMTGAALPDFNDYYPSQREYYADLATSAG; encoded by the coding sequence ATGTCGCCGAACCCAACTGGCAAGCTCGCCGCGCGCGAGAAGGGCCACGACCTCATGCTCACGCGACTGCTCAGCGCATCCCTGGCCGAGGCCTGGGCCGAGATCACCGACCCCGAGCGCACCGCAAAGTGGTTCGGCGCGTGGGAGGGCGAGGCCGAGGTCGGCGCGACAATTCGCGTGCAGCTCGGCTTCGAAGAGGGCTCCGAGTGGGCCGAGATGCGGATTCTCGAGTGCGAGCGACCGCGACGCGTTCGCCTGCTCTCGGTCGGCGAAGACGGCGGCTGGGATGTCGCCCTCGAACTCGAGTCCGAAGACGTCGCGACCGAGCTGCGATTCATCATGTACGGCGTCGAACTCGAGCAGCTCGGCGAGATCGGCCCGGGCTGGGAGTACTACCTTGACCAGCTCGTCGCGTCGATGACCGGCGCCGCCCTCCCCGATTTCAACGACTACTACCCCTCCCAACGCGAGTACTACGCAGACCTCGCGACTAGCGCAGGCTAG
- a CDS encoding YceI family protein produces MTTITPGTWTIDPAHTEIGFSVRHLAISKVKGVFEEFAGTVVVAENPTESSVEGTVEVKSVNTKQAQRDEHLRTSDFFLADEFPQITFKSTAARLEGDDVIVTGDFTLRGVTKPVDFKVEIGGETVDGYGNKKAGFEATTTVNRKDFGVNWNAPTEAGGLTLGDDVKITVDGQLGLGA; encoded by the coding sequence ATGACCACCATCACCCCCGGTACCTGGACCATCGACCCCGCACACACCGAGATCGGTTTCTCGGTTCGCCACCTCGCCATCTCGAAGGTGAAGGGCGTCTTCGAAGAGTTCGCCGGCACCGTCGTGGTCGCCGAGAACCCCACCGAGTCGAGCGTCGAGGGCACCGTCGAGGTCAAGTCGGTCAACACCAAGCAGGCGCAGCGCGACGAGCACCTGCGCACCAGCGACTTCTTCCTCGCTGACGAGTTCCCCCAGATCACCTTCAAGTCGACCGCCGCTCGCCTCGAGGGCGACGATGTCATCGTGACCGGTGACTTCACCCTCCGTGGCGTCACCAAGCCCGTCGACTTCAAGGTCGAGATCGGTGGCGAGACCGTCGATGGTTACGGCAACAAGAAGGCCGGCTTCGAGGCCACCACGACCGTGAACCGCAAGGACTTCGGTGTGAACTGGAACGCCCCCACGGAGGCTGGCGGCCTCACCCTTGGCGACGACGTCAAGATCACCGTCGACGGCCAGCTCGGTCTCGGCGCCTAG